The sequence TAAGTTATTTTCATACAATGGCTAATTTTAATAAGAGGAAATCTAATATCCAGGAAATTAAAGGTCCTCTTGATATTTGGTATGATACTAAACCAGAAATTGAAGACATCTTTCTTAAGCATTTTTCAGCAatcactactactactactacgaATCCTCTTCAAAACAGGGAAATCTTGAATAACCCCTTGTATTTCAGATGCTGAAAATTTAAGTCTTATTGTTGTTCCAGATATTGCAGAAATCAAAGAGGTTGTTTTTCGTATGAGACCATGGGCTTCTCCAGGCAACGATGGGTTCCAAGCTTCTTTTTATCAGCGTTGTTGGGACACTGTTGGTTTAGAGGTAACTGCTATGGTTCAGCATTTTTTTACTACTCATCATATGCTTAAAGCCTTAAACCATACATACCAAGTTTTAGTTCCTAAAATCCATTACCCTCAGATCCCAGCAGATTATCGGCCCATCAGTCTTTGTAATGCCAGTTACAAAGTCATCTCAAAAATTTTATCCAATTGTTTGAAAGTCATTTTACCAAAAATCATTTCCCCTACTCAGACTGCTTATGTACCTGGCTGACACATTTATGACAATGTGATCATTGCTCATGAACTTCTTCATAcaatgaaaacaaagaaaaacaaagaagctTTAGTGGGACTGAAATTAGACATGTCGAAAGGTTTCGACAGATTAGAGTGGCCTTTTTTACTGTCCATTTTATCTCGTCTTGGTTTTCATGCTGATTGGATTAAAATGATAGAGCAGTGCATTTCCACTACAAATATCTCCTTGTTGATTAATGGATCTCCTAGTGCCACTTTTGCTCCTTCAAGAGGTGTTCGTCAGGAGGACCCCTTGTCCCCATATATTTTTCTCTTTGTTATGGAGTCTTTATCTAGATTTCTGCAACAACATGTTGATTTTGGTCATCCAAGAGGTATTCAAATTAACAAACATTGTCCTGCTATTAAccatctgttttttgcagatgactgtttGTTATTTTTTCAAGCTTCTCCAACTCATATGCggcatcttcaatatcttcttactTCTTTTGGTCAAGCATCATGTCAAGTCATCAACATGCAAAAATCAACAATATTCTTTAGTAAGCATTCTCCTCCTGCTCATAAGAACAACATCATTAATATTTTGCAAATGAAATGTATGGGCCTTGGTGAAAAGTATTTGGGAATACCTCTTCTTATGCACAGATCAAGACAGAAAAATTGTCAAGGTATCTTAGATAACATGAATTCTAGACTGCGGGGTTGGCATAGTAAATTGATTCCTCAAGAAGGTAAAACAACTCATCTTAATTCTGTTCTTAGTACTATGGGTATGTATCAGATGCAAGTTTTCAAATTACATGATACAACTATTTCTCACATGAATAGGATTCAGAGACAGTACTGGTGGCATAATTATACTAATCATAAGtctcctcgtgttatttcttGGGACAATGTCAGTTTGCCTAAAAAGCTTGGGGGCCTAGGTTTAAAGAATCTTAAGAACTATAACTCAGTTTTTTTggcgaagttagcttggaatctGTTGCATAACCAGGATATTTTATGTGCTAGGATTTTAAAAGGAAAGTATTTTTCTTTTCATGATTTACGTTATCATCCTCCTCCTCTTGCAAATAATGGTAGTTGGATTTGGCAGAGTATTGTTCATGGTCTTCATAATGTTCTTAAACAGGCAAAATGGCAAATTGGTAATGGtacaacaatcaacatctggacACATAACTGGATTCCAGATTTAAATTCTCCTCTTCAAGACTGGTATGATCTTCATCTCAGTAATTATCAGTGGGTTTCTCAGCTTATTGATACTTCTTCTTCACAGTGGAATGTCCCTTTACTCAGACAATTATTTACTTCTTCTCAAGTTGATTCGATCCTTACAATTCCAATTCAGTTAGATCAACAAGACTCTCTGGTATGGCCTCTCACTGCTGCTGGTATTTTCACAACTAAATCTACTTATCATCATCTTTGTGAAAGTCAACATAGTGTTGCTGTCGCTACTACCTTGTCGACAAAATTCTGGCTGAAGTTCTGGAAGTTGCACATTCCTTATAAGTTTCAACTATTTCTCTGGAAGATTTTTCAGAATTACCTACCTGTCAAGACTAAGTTGTTTCATCAGAATATACTTACATCTTCATATTGTGTTCTCTACAACAACAATCAGCTTGAAAGTGTGGATCATCTAATGTATCATCGCCCTTTTAATGCTGCCATTTGTAGATATTTCATTCCTCAGCTGTATCAAGATTTAAGTCAGCATCAACATTTTATTGACTGGATTCGAAATTGGCAATCTCCTGACTCTGAAATCAGCATTTACCACTCATCTAAGATCATACACATCATTGCGTGCATGCTACACACTATTTGAAACATAGATGCCAAGTTATTTTTAATAATGTTACTCCTAACATTATTGTAGTCATCCATAGCATTACAAATTACTTGCATTTCCATCATCTCACATTATCTAACAATATTGTCATTCCTGTTAGAAATAACCTTATACTTGATATTTCTTGGCAGCCTCCTCCTCCTGCTTTTTTGAAGATTAATATAGATGCTTCATTTCATCCTAATTTTAATTTAGCTGAAATTGGTATCCTAATTCGAGATCATGCAGGACGCTTTGTGGCATCAAAAGGAGCCTTGAAGAGGACTCACAATGCATTTCAAGCAGAGGCATGGGCTCTGGTTGAAGGTATGAATCTGGCTATGTCCCATGGATGGCATCAAGTTATCTTTGAATCAGATAACTTAAATATGTGTAGGTttgttcaacaacaacatcatcctccTCCTTGGAGGAATTTACCTCTTTTGAAGAGTTGTATAAATATGTGTAATAATAGTTCTCTAGCTTGGTCTTGTAATCATGTTTATAGGTGTTGTATTAAAGCAGCTGATGCTTTAGCAAAAGCTGTTAGAAGGTTGTATCTGAATTAGGAATGGTGGTATCACCCACCTGACATGTTAATTCCTCATTTAAACTCTGATGTAATTTTTCCTCATGTTTAATAATATTACtcctttgttcaaaaaaaaaaaaacaacaacaacatcaatgggTTCGATTGAGCTTGGGGGTACGAATTGCATGGATTTAACGGTAGCTGTTTCTGAGAATAAATGAGTCAAGCTGGTGTGGGCTATTTTGCAGTCGGATTTGAACTAAAATGCAGGTAATATCTGGAGTTGTTTGCTCGGATCATGTGTTGGATGTactgaaagacaagaagaaaatGAGAGTATGGTTGAGAAGTAGCAGCAACGATAATGGATCTATGGGGTTGTCTGGTGCTGTAATTTGTTTCGCAGGTAATGGATACCGAACAGAGAATGGAAGGTGcttaggcttagtttggtattgcagtggcttttataaaagcacttttctgttgtgcgttgatgtgctgtgctgtgagaaaaaaacagttagacgtttggtaaaatattaattaaatttaaagctcattagaaaaataatcaaagtgtgtttggtaaaatatgagattcaaccattgttgttgtggcAAATGACAAAAATAGACATATttttgaaaatagttttattcaattttattgggttaaaaaataattaatttttttactattaaatataaatatataaaatattatatttactaattgtactattattattattgttaaaaaaattatgttacttaaccacttatatatatatatatatatatatattataagggacaatggatTTTTTTATTTGGACGAAGACTAGGGTATGACTCGTGTCATAACGGCCGGGCTTTTGTTTGTTGTGGTAACGGTGATCTCCAGATTTTCCTCTTGTACATAGATAACACCTACATTTTTTCTGGTTGTTGGtatatgatgcttgtttagattggtatcaaaatttGAATCTGTAGGTAGTTTATCTTAGTCATTTAATAAAACTGTCATAAATTTATAAGTTATAACTACGTATATAAAATTGCTTATCGTTTTTAACTATAGGAGTCATTACTTCAAAGCTTCAAAAATTCATAACGATATCTGTAACAGTAATACTTGCGAGACAGCACGATCGTGAAAGGGAGGACTACTCCCTGTAGCCCTGCTTGTTCTGGGCAGGGATAAAGTGGGCATGCTATTTTAACGGTCGTGAATGCGTAAACCCTGCTAAAATGGTGTGACCACTCCCTGTTCCACCCGCGACACGGAAGGTGCCAAGGACTTAATACTGTCTCCGACAGGTTGCTCAGGCAGGTGAGCCGTTGTATTAACCATATCTTGGAGATAAGATCATCATACGGTTTATTTCTACCCAACCTGGTACGTGCTACTGGAAAATGGGCTTTGAATATTGGATCTGTAGCAGTAATATTCTGAAGAAAAATCTAAGGAAAACAAAGAAATATAAAAAGATAGTTAATGAAGGCTAAAAAGAAAACACTATCACAGTCACCGCTCAAAGCTCCGCAGGTAATCCATTTCATTTTTAAAGTCTTTTAAAAGCTTATGGTAGCTTCCATGTCAACCATCCAGCCAGTTAATGAATCATTTACTCATCTAAAGTCCCTACCGATTAACTTCTTAGTATGATCGCACAAATTGAATACGACAATATTTCTCAAAAGCAGGAACACCGTTCATTTTATACCACCGAAAAAAGTTGGATGAAATTTTTTACCAGCTTGCATAGGAACCGACCTAActtatggtgttttttttttgattggtgTTTGTAGTAAATGAGTCGTTGTTTTCAAAAATAGTAAATGGAAGTTGTGGCAAGGGGTTTTAACTGGAGCCGAATGAACATGCTTAACTTTGGCATTCCCACTCAAAAAAATCATGGAAGTCATTTCTGGTATAATGAAAACAATGTTCACCTTGGATGGACATTAAATTTGGAGAGTGTACATGTCCCATCCGCCCAAGTGGGGTTCAAGTCTCCTTGTGAAAGATCAGATAATATTTCCAGACACTTCAGTTGTTATGCTATGATGTATAGTAAAGTCGGGACACATTAAATCATATTATACAGATTATGCTGTCTTAGTTAATTTGTTAAGTTGGGATTCAGAACCTCCTCTGCGAAAATAGTAGTTCAATTGGCAAGGTGATATAAAATGTGCCAAATTTCATTCTTATGATTCAGTTCACATTGCACTTAAAAGTAAAAATCAATAAGTGCCTAAAGAAGTAAAAAAAAGAGCCTACAAAAAACTTGAACTTGGAAATGTGGATCGGGTGGTAAGACTACCCTGTGCAGCACACCTCATCCTTATTTTTCACCACTTTCTTTGTGCAATGGTTATAAGTTGAGTAATTGGGTACACCGAGTTATAGATTATAAGGTTGCTTAGTCCCTGAAAATCATTTTATTTAGCTACTGAAAACATAAGTACGCTGTATTAGAATAAATTCGAAACTCTTGAATTcgtaaaataccaaaataaaataattaaaaaaaaatgtttacttGGAGGAGACCCTCCCTCTACCAGAAATGAACCTCGTTTCTGTACATAAATTGACTTGGAGGAGACTCACCACTAATAAAGCTACTTACAGCACCTATtcatctaaaaccaccaccaTTACCAACCCTACTACAACCACCATAGAAGCGACTCGAAGAGGCAAATTATAAAACTCATTACTCCGATAATCATTGCCGCACCTAAAACCGCTAAAACAATCACCTTGGATATAATCTGCATAATTCCAGACTATGAAAATAGTATAGTACGTCATTTACCTTGAGCCTAATCTTAGTTCCTCCTTTCTTGACAGCATATTTTCCTCATAACCGCAAAAACAAAATAGACCAAATGAAGTTAgccaaaaacaaattaaaaaataaaagggTTATGCAAATCCTAACGTTTTGTCCTCTTCCTGATTAACCAAAAAAAACTGATGTTCTTGTGAATCTTGTCGTTTAATTCATAACAACAACATGAGGAAACCTTCAGAGTACAAGAAGCTAGCcaataacaaataaaaaaaatgacaGGTACACCTGGTTAATAATGGGTGTCGGAGACGTAATATACacccaaaaataaaattagtCATACATGAATttttttaagtttgatataataaTCAAGCTCAGGGCCATTGCACTTCTCCCAACACTCAccaattgttctgattcttaTTTTCAACTTAACGTCTATATGGTTGGTCGCGAATAACGTCTTGATATGGTTCCCCAGATAACCTTAAATGTCATCATAAAGAGTACCTTGAGCACATAAATCAGCTCCACAGTCCTGCAATACCAAAAGTACTGAAATTCAAACCATTAGAGGCCAAaattcacaaaaagaaaaaaaaacatagccTACAGCTCCAAGCCTCCAACATGCATATGCATTGGTTTATTATGCAAAATCACAAATAGTTCTAATATACAAAGGAACTATGATAGTCATTAACCTTAGATAATACTTCTGGACCCAAAGAAAATACGCATACTCTAAATGCACACTGTATATATCAAATAAACTTCATCTCTACTTCCTTCTCTGTCACAATAAGAGATTTCCCAATAAGTGTAGACTACATCAAATATCAATTCTACGTTGAAGAATTAAAATATAGGAATAAAAATAGCTATTATTCCTTGAAATGGAAAGCTACGGGGGCGTTTCTCTAACCAAATCAGTAATGTTTACATGATCACTTTTGATGGGATGCCTTCTAGAAGGTAAGTATCGGCTGGAAAAATGTTTACATAACCAAGCTTAGTACAAATTATATCTCTTGGTTACAAAATTGCAGCATGTGGTACACATATAAGTGCATAAAATTGTTTTAGTGGCATTCCATAACCAAATATAATTATACACAAATCACTACTGGAGATACTTTTCTTCCGAAAAACCTCCTTCTAATGTGATAATTACTTAAAAACTTGAACTTGGAGATGAATAACTACGGACATAGCATTGCAACTGTAACTCTAAACTATTGATCTTTAGTCGCAGCACCTTGGATATAATAATATAGTGTATCTATCCAATTAATTCATGTTGTTGTTGTATTCAATTAACAATCCTCTTAGGATACCTGAAACCATATTTTCTGAGTCTGAATTTAAGAATGTAGATTCCACTGTCCGCTACCATTTTCATTACAACCGTCTATGATACCGCGTGTGGCAATGACTTGAAATATTTCCTTCTGGTACTTAAAAATGCTACCTATTTCTAATGCAATCATGTCTATTTTTCTCCCTTATTTGGTGCTATCTCGACCGCCTCACTAAACAATGAAATCTATTTTATGCAAAGAGTTTGCATAGAAAATAATGGAAACTCAGTTTCATAATAGAATTTAAAGCCCCCATGTACTAAACCAACCAAAAGAGTTTCATTAGAAAGGAAAAAGTTAAGAAGACAAGTATATGATTCAAAACTCAAACCTGTCTATGAACATTGATTTTTCCCGTTTCTACTACACCGGGTATTTTTCCCTGTCAACCAAAAAGAACATCAAAGTTTATTCACTAAATCTCATCCcataaaaaataagtaaaataataataatcgaaGATGAGTGCGAATTCTGCAACCTAAATATAAATCAATGAGATGATGGTCATACGACCCCAtcaatatattttcaaaacagTATACATTTCTTTGAGTCATTTCATCGAACACATTACAACAAAACTCAAGTAAAACCAACTGGTGCATTAAATTTAAACGATCTTTACTTGATAGGAAAATACATACTATTCATCTTTGAGCGGGGAAACTTGGAACAACGTATTTGTTGGAGTTGGAGGATTACTTCAGACCAAAGACCACAGTTAGATGTTAACAACAACTCATGAAATGGTGAAACCAaaggtatcaaaaaaaaaaaatacagcgGCAATGAGTTAGAATAACCCGACACATACCTTCAAGAGAAAGAAAAACGACAACAACACCACCAATAACCCTTTTTCGCGGAGATGTTACACTTGCCAGTGAAATGTTGGGATACACAGGCAGAGTTTATATCCTTGAACATTTGATCGAGCGTTTCTGAAACCTTAGGATTGATATAGTGAGGCGTAACAGGGTGGTTAATGCGCCTttcaatggtgattttgattAGTAACGGACAACAGATGAATTAATGGTTGCAAAAATAAGCTTTTGAACCGGCGGAATTTATGCATGCATGACTGACATACGTGGATTAGGGAGTAGAAAGTGGGTGCATTTCTCAGCCGAGATTTGTCTCTTGAACTTCTCCACATTTCAAAATGAATGGGAGCCATCAATCGCTGTGGAAGGCTCATGCATAGCCATCGGATTTGACAAAAAACATttatttttgtaagatagatgtacagtttggacacataaaggacggtcCAGATTAAGACACGTACCTAATTAAGTTATTCAGTTACATTTctggcatataaagaatggtccagattgagCTACAAATTAATTCACGTACTGCTTTTACCTAAGAAAATGAATTAGATTTTTAATGTGCATTTATTTGGGATTTATTCCTCCCTTTTAATGTCAAACCGTTACTTTTATTCCTCCCATTAACTCCTCTCATTAACTTAAATCTTAATTTAATCCCTTTTGTAAACAATTTCTTTGCACAAATCTATTCCCAAGGTATGATTCACTATTGTTtcggttgattgagataattgctGTTAGGTTttctctttaatattttttttaacatcAATGGGTTCATGATGCCTCACGCCTAATTTTTATATATGTCATTTATGCAGTCAAAAGATAATGATCAAATATTTTATTTGATCAGTTTAATTTCTCTTTGATTCTTTTCATtaatattgtattttgttatttcaattttgttttttcatttgcagtcaaaaGATATTGATCAAATATGATTGTTATTTATTCATTTTCATTCTTATGTTACGCTTTTTTTAATACCACACCATTTAATcagtttaatttctcttttattcttttcattaatattatattttgttatctcaattttgttttttcatttgtagTCAAAAGATATTGATCAAATATGATTGCTATCTATTCATTTTCATTcctatgttagttttttttttaataccataccatttaatttctatttttttttacacaaattttttatttttctctggatAGGGAATTGTCCAATTAGACTTTGATTTCTTCAGGCCATAATCAtaggatttacatggagtgaaaataaatgacgaagaaaacgACGATTTCAT comes from Papaver somniferum cultivar HN1 chromosome 7, ASM357369v1, whole genome shotgun sequence and encodes:
- the LOC113296326 gene encoding uncharacterized protein LOC113296326, with amino-acid sequence MSKGFDRLEWPFLLSILSRLGFHADWIKMIEQCISTTNISLLINGSPSATFAPSRGVRQEDPLSPYIFLFVMESLSRFLQQHVDFGHPRGIQINKHCPAINHLFFADDCLLFFQASPTHMRHLQYLLTSFGQASCQVINMQKSTIFFSKHSPPAHKNNIINILQMKCMGLGEKYLGIPLLMHRSRQKNCQGILDNMNSRLRGWHSKLIPQEGKTTHLNSVLSTMGMYQMQVFKLHDTTISHMNRIQRQYWWHNYTNHKSPRVISWDNVSLPKKLGGLGLKNLKNYNSVFLAKLAWNLLHNQDILCARILKGKYFSFHDLRYHPPPLANNGSWIWQSIVHGLHNVLKQAKWQIGNGTTINIWTHNWIPDLNSPLQDWYDLHLSNYQWVSQLIDTSSSQWNVPLLRQLFTSSQVDSILTIPIQLDQQDSLVWPLTAAGIFTTKSTYHHLCESQHSVAVATTLSTKFWLKFWKLHIPYKFQLFLWKIFQNYLPVKTKLFHQNILTSSYCVLYNNNQLESVDHLMYHRPFNAAICRYFIPQLYQDLIIHSITNYLHFHHLTLSNNIVIPVRNNLILDISWQPPPPAFLKINIDASFHPNFNLAEIGILIRDHAGRFVASKGALKRTHNAFQAEAWALVEGMNLAMSHGWHQVIFESDNLNMCRFVQQQHHPPPWRNLPLLKSCINMCNNSSLAWSCNHVYRCCIKAADALAKAVISGVVCSDHVLDVLKDKKKMRVWLRSSSNDNGSMGLSGAVICFAGNGYRTENGRSHYFKASKIHNDICNSNTCETARS